Genomic window (Musa acuminata AAA Group cultivar baxijiao chromosome BXJ1-9, Cavendish_Baxijiao_AAA, whole genome shotgun sequence):
CTAATTTGTTATTCTTGGTGCAGGTTTCGTTCAGAAGCATACCCTATTGATCAAAATCCGAAACCTTCATCGCTTAAATGGTCTACACCCTGTGATCCCTTTGCTAAGCCGATGTTACTGTTAGAGACAGATGACCCTATTTCCATCTAGTGGGAGGTTTGATCCTATTTTTTCAAAAGGAACATCGATATGAAGcaacaagaacaagaaaagaagGATGCAGGAACATGTAAGTTAACGTGAAAAAGAAGTTCACATCAAGAAATCATAGGAGGGCCAAATTGAAATCATAGACATCTTCAAGAAAAAGTTACGACTGGAGATCCGTCGCGTGATGAAGCGATCAGGCACATAATTAGTGTAACAATTATCAACAGAAGCGAAGAGATATTgttctaaatacatacatattgCACTCCTTGATGTCCTCGTTGGTGTGCTTGTAAACACAGTCCTGCTCGCGGCACTCTCCGTACTGCCGGAAGAAGCGGCACACCGGCATCCGGTCCTTGTCGTACTGGTGGAGGAAGCCGCAAGCATCGCCCTTCATACAAAGGCCACGCAGCCAGTGGCGGCACACCGTCTGCCGGAAGCTCCGCCTCCCGGAAACGTTCCCGCCTGCGACGGCCATCCGATCGGCCGTGCCAGAGGGAGAGGAGGCTCCCGCGCTCGCCGCAGCGGCGGTGGGGTCAGACGGCGCGAGGGGACCAGAGGTCGCCACCGCCGCAACGGAAGGGGCGGCGACATCGAGGCCGCCCTCAAAATCGAAGTTGAGGGATCCTTCGGGTTCATCCATCGAGCCCCGGCCAGCGTTCTTGGGGCTGATCTCCGGGTTGGGAGTTAGGGTTAGGCTTAGGACTTAAATCTTGCACCGAGGAGACGACGGAGGAAGAGATAAATGCACGCCGTTTTTATAAAAGATTCACCCTCTCTGGTTGCTGTTTCTGTGGGACCCGAAGAACCTATGAAGGGGTAAGTGGAATCGAGTGGGGTAAGAGTATCGAGATGACCGCTACGGGTGATATCACGTACATACCAACAGAGACGAGCCTTCTCATGGTATTTATTTTGACGGTAGATACCGTCCCTTTCTTGAATCAGACGGCGGCTGTTGCGGTCGCGTCGAGAGGCGCTTTGGAtagatatatatgtgtgtgtgtgtgagagagagagagatgcattcTCTTAAATGCTTGCTTCGTAGTTGGTCCGTTGCATTCACAAAGCCGAGTCATCACTCGGACGACAAAACACCATGAAATGTATTACACGCTTGAAAATAAGAAGGCAAATGAGGAGGTTTGCGGGAAGGATTCACTAAACGAACAAACAGATCAATCACCGTCGGTTGCGGATCCAACGGTCAATTTTTTGGTCTACGCAGAACCCAATCGGACCTCTGGGCCGCTTCTACGGGCTGGACTGAAAGCCCATCCTGGCCGGAGCCCGAACCCGGAGCGGCGGGCGTGGACGACGAAAGCCACCGCCGCCGCGGCGAGAAGAGCGGATCCGACGATGCCGCACGCCACGCCCGCGGCGAGGAGGACAGCACTGGGACCGTCCCGGTGCTGCGGCCGCGGCGGCGCCAGCTTCCAGGCCGGTTCGGAGACGTTCTGCGCCTCCGGGAGCGCAACCTCCGGCCGGCCGCGGAAGAATGTCACCATCGCCGGGGAAGCCGGGCCGGGGTCCTTCTGGTGCTCGAGGCCGTGCTCTGCTGGCCGGACGTCGTGGGCCTCCGATTCGACGACCCAGGCCGCGAGCAGAAAGAGAGCGAAGAGCTGCAGACTCGGCGCCATCAGTTCTCTTCCAACGAGGCCTCCTCTTCCGCAGCCTATGATTACGTCTTCGCCCCAAAAGCTGCAAAATGATAACCAATATAAACTCTGGTGGACTGCAAAAACTTCATCAAAGAaagcttcttttttttctctctgtcGATGGAATTTCTAATCTTTACCAGCAAATTTTCCGGGGAAAAAAATCGAATTTTCAACTAAGAACGAAACATACAAATCTTCGAAAGAGAAATCAAGttcaaaaagaacaagaaaagggaGCAGACTGAGCAATTGTTGCTAGTCTATCATGCTGAGACCTGTATGACGATTATAAACCTCCAGAAAAGATATCCTCTTGAAGGAGAAAAAGAAATCAAATCTTTCAACTCAGATCTAGTGAGAGGAAAAAAGATGAGAAGGATGGAACAGATACCCCGCGTTGTGATCACAGGAATGCAGCTTTTCGAGATGGGACAAAGGCTGCAGAAGGTCTTCTGCCTCTTTACTCTTTGCGGAGGAAGGGGACGGACCTGGGTGGAGTTAAGTGGCGTCACGAGGTCTTGCGGGTTTGTCGGCGATATGAGCTGCTACAGATGCACGAACAGTAGGTCGGGCTTGTCAGGTTGCAGCAAACCCAATCGAGTACAGCAAAGCTGGTCCCTGCACAGCCTACTCTCCATTCCGTTcctccacagcttaccttctttcTTCAACTTACCTCCAACCGCTTTGTCTTCCAAGAAAACATTAGCACGGATTTGTTGACATGCGCTGTTACTGCTTTGTTGAGTGTTTGCGTCCAAATCCCACAGCTCGGCGAGAGGATTCCTACTTGAAAGGGTGCCTCCCTCGGAGTTTGATGTCCGTGGATTCGTAAAGCGGCAGATGCTCTCCTCGGAGAAGAGGAGGTCTCAGCCATGGCAAGAACCGGATTCGTAGTTATCAGTAGTGTTGTGGGAAACAGCCttgagccgtgacctcggggccgacgcggctcggttcgggtccggatgacggggatctctctggggcgttcctcgagcctgtcgaggtggtcgggtgcggtggtccgatcgggatggGGTCGTCATTTCCTCCGGGCATGAACTCCT
Coding sequences:
- the LOC135594037 gene encoding uncharacterized protein LOC135594037; its protein translation is MAPSLQLFALFLLAAWVVESEAHDVRPAEHGLEHQKDPGPASPAMVTFFRGRPEVALPEAQNVSEPAWKLAPPRPQHRDGPSAVLLAAGVACGIVGSALLAAAAVAFVVHARRSGFGLRPGWAFSPARRSGPEVRLGSA